The following proteins are co-located in the Neofelis nebulosa isolate mNeoNeb1 chromosome 18, mNeoNeb1.pri, whole genome shotgun sequence genome:
- the CCL24 gene encoding C-C motif chemokine 24 gives MAGLATMVASLLLLALCVHRIAPAGSVTIPSSCCMSFISKKVPESRVVSYQLSSGSLCPKAGVIFTTRKGQKFCGDPEQRWVQTYMKNLDAKRKKAATGLRAMGVKALPQRPPASSTAI, from the exons ATGGCAGGCCTTGCAACCATGGTGGCCAGCCTCCTGCTGCTGGCCCTGTGTGTCCACCGCATTGCCCCTGCAG GCTCTGTGACCATCCCCTCTTCCTGCTGTATGTCCTTCATTTCCAAGAAAGTTCCAGAGAGCCGAGTGGTTAGCTACCAGCTGTCCAGTGGGAGCCTCTGCCCCAAGGCAGGAGTGAT CTTCACCACCCGGAAGGGCCAGAAGTTCTGTGGCGACCCTGAGCAGCGCTGGGTCCAGACGTACATGAAGAACCTGGATGCCAAGCGGAAGAAGGCGGCCACGGGGCTCAGGGCGATGGGTGTCAAAGCCCTCCCGCAGAGGCCCCCTGCCAGTAGCACTGCCATCTAA